The Armatimonadota bacterium genome includes a region encoding these proteins:
- a CDS encoding glucosamine-6-phosphate isomerase, whose amino-acid sequence MNLITTIKGSLLENFFPAGWDLEKIDKLCSLPPESITERQPWWNPQFRPIPCESLEDFNVMMGEGIAGCIRDARAAGKPIVFILPVGPMGMYRWAVYFLKEWNIPCDHVHGFNMDEWSDAEGNTVSPDSPESFQYAMEDAFYGPLGSLTVPKEQRHFAVKSELPTYGEKIRALKAQGARLVVVFGIGRVCHIAFWEPHFAAEFTLDEWKKQDYRLGALLHPLTIEQNAITSFKSRTTLVPARANTIGPGLFLMADEIIGGADGSLGRGMMWQGMSLWMTLRHEPTPWIPSTFMTTLPGRLFFLKELAGPLIPECN is encoded by the coding sequence ATTAACCTTATTACAACAATTAAGGGCTCTCTTCTTGAGAATTTCTTCCCAGCGGGGTGGGACCTTGAGAAGATTGATAAGCTCTGCTCGCTTCCGCCCGAGTCCATTACGGAGCGCCAGCCGTGGTGGAATCCCCAATTTAGACCCATACCTTGTGAATCTCTTGAAGATTTCAACGTGATGATGGGCGAGGGTATTGCAGGATGTATCCGCGATGCACGGGCTGCTGGGAAACCTATCGTTTTCATTCTTCCTGTCGGACCGATGGGCATGTATAGATGGGCGGTCTACTTCTTGAAGGAATGGAATATCCCTTGTGACCATGTCCACGGCTTTAATATGGATGAGTGGAGTGATGCAGAGGGAAATACAGTTTCTCCTGACAGCCCAGAGTCATTCCAGTATGCAATGGAGGATGCGTTTTATGGACCGCTTGGCAGTCTTACAGTTCCCAAGGAGCAGCGCCACTTTGCGGTAAAGTCGGAATTGCCGACTTATGGCGAGAAGATACGTGCCCTCAAAGCGCAGGGCGCACGGTTGGTCGTTGTCTTTGGCATCGGACGCGTTTGTCATATTGCATTCTGGGAGCCTCACTTCGCTGCCGAGTTTACCCTTGACGAGTGGAAGAAGCAAGATTATCGGCTCGGTGCCCTGCTTCATCCACTCACGATTGAACAAAATGCGATTACGAGTTTCAAGAGCCGAACAACCCTGGTGCCTGCGCGGGCAAACACTATAGGTCCGGGGCTCTTTCTGATGGCTGACGAGATAATAGGCGGCGCAGATGGCTCTCTTGGTCGAGGGATGATGTGGCAGGGAATGTCGCTTTGGATGACGCTCAGACATGAGCCAACTCCTTGGATTCCGAGCACATTTATGACCACGCTCCCCGGCAGGCTCTTCTTCTTGAAGGAGCTTGCTGGCCCACTGATTCCTGAGTGTAACTAG
- the mraZ gene encoding division/cell wall cluster transcriptional repressor MraZ — protein sequence MFRGGYAHNLDEKGRIIIPQKFRLLLGEKFVITKGLNGCLWIFTDEVFRQLDERLKAQPLLDPNAVTLQRFFSGEAVDCSTDAQGRVAIPANLREHAGIEKEAMIIGAGNKIEIWSKQRWDEFNSTLTDEQLSASAREIGLG from the coding sequence ATGTTCAGGGGTGGTTACGCCCATAATTTAGATGAAAAGGGGCGAATAATAATTCCGCAGAAGTTCAGGCTACTTCTTGGCGAAAAGTTCGTCATCACCAAGGGCCTGAATGGCTGCCTCTGGATTTTCACGGATGAAGTATTCCGACAGCTAGATGAAAGGTTGAAGGCACAGCCACTTCTAGACCCTAATGCTGTCACCCTCCAGCGGTTTTTCTCCGGCGAAGCTGTTGATTGCAGCACTGATGCTCAAGGCAGAGTTGCAATTCCCGCCAATCTCAGAGAACACGCCGGTATTGAAAAAGAAGCAATGATCATCGGCGCTGGCAACAAAATCGAAATATGGAGCAAACAGCGGTGGGATGAGTTCAACTCCACCTTGACTGACGAACAACTAAGTGCTTCCGCAAGAGAAATAGGACTTGGATAA